A DNA window from Bradyrhizobium sp. CCBAU 53421 contains the following coding sequences:
- a CDS encoding DUF1656 domain-containing protein codes for MRYELDIYGVLVPALLLWLIVAYALSAVVSRIMQRFGLYRLVWHRALFNFALYVCLLGMVVYLSEFLP; via the coding sequence ATGAGATATGAGCTCGACATCTACGGTGTCCTGGTCCCGGCGCTGCTGCTGTGGCTGATCGTTGCCTACGCGCTGAGCGCGGTGGTGAGCCGGATCATGCAGCGCTTCGGGCTCTACCGGCTGGTCTGGCACCGCGCGCTGTTCAATTTCGCCCTGTATGTATGCCTGCTGGGCATGGTCGTCTATCTTTCGGAGTTTTTGCCATGA
- a CDS encoding HlyD family secretion protein, with translation MKGNFAWLGRVALTAVALVAALAVGRALWAYYMESPWTRDGRVRADVVQVAPDVSGFVTDVLVKDNQQVHRGDILFRIDRARFALALQQADAAVAGHRATLDQADADLKRYSALTTDAVSQQKQEQVLATQLQAKAAYDQSVADRAVAQLNLDRSEVHASVNGTITNMDLRPGAYVTAGKGVMALVDTDTLHVEGYFEETKLARIRVGDKAQVRLMGEPVRLTGHVESIAAGIADRDRTDGANLLANVNPTFSWVRLAQRVPVRITLDHLPDRIALVAGRSATVEIMD, from the coding sequence ATGAAGGGGAATTTCGCCTGGCTCGGCCGGGTTGCGCTGACCGCGGTCGCGCTCGTTGCCGCGCTTGCCGTCGGCCGCGCGCTCTGGGCCTACTATATGGAGTCGCCGTGGACTCGTGACGGCAGGGTCCGCGCCGATGTGGTTCAGGTCGCTCCCGACGTATCCGGATTCGTCACCGACGTGCTGGTCAAGGACAATCAACAGGTGCATCGCGGCGATATCCTGTTCCGGATCGATCGCGCCCGCTTTGCCCTGGCGTTGCAGCAGGCCGACGCGGCGGTCGCCGGCCATCGCGCGACGCTGGATCAGGCCGACGCCGACCTCAAACGCTACAGCGCGCTGACCACCGATGCGGTGTCGCAGCAGAAGCAGGAGCAGGTTCTGGCCACGCAGCTTCAGGCCAAGGCCGCCTATGACCAGTCGGTCGCCGATCGCGCGGTGGCGCAGCTCAACCTCGATCGCAGCGAGGTGCATGCATCTGTCAACGGCACCATCACCAATATGGACCTGCGGCCCGGCGCCTACGTTACCGCGGGCAAGGGCGTCATGGCGCTGGTCGACACCGATACGCTGCATGTCGAGGGCTATTTCGAGGAGACCAAGCTCGCGCGCATTCGCGTCGGCGACAAGGCGCAGGTCCGGCTGATGGGCGAGCCGGTCCGGCTCACCGGACACGTCGAGAGCATTGCGGCCGGCATCGCGGACCGCGACCGCACGGACGGCGCGAACCTGCTCGCAAACGTCAATCCGACCTTCAGCTGGGTCCGGCTCGCACAGCGTGTCCCGGTGCGCATCACGCTCGATCACCTGCCGGATCGCATCGCACTGGTCGCCGGCCGCTCGGCAACGGTCGAGATCATGGACTAG
- a CDS encoding tetratricopeptide repeat protein, whose amino-acid sequence MKPRAASGGSGGRAALFILLLLASPAGAQNPKQKSNYLRNIELCSGLDHAQVDARIGACTALIDAGQDMTPAGLAIAYNNRGNAYAAKADYDRAIQDFDRSIELNPTYTKPFNNRGVAYFRKRDYDRATDAFDEAIKLNPNYGEAFANRAGAYLKKNDYTRAVKDYDQAIRLEPNLDGVWNGRCWSRAILGALQEALQDCNKALQSGSANAATFDSRGLIYLKTGELGAAIDDYSSALRIDPKLASALYGRGLAKLKQGDKAGGNVDIAAAKAIQGSIGDDFTRYGVH is encoded by the coding sequence ATGAAGCCTCGCGCAGCTTCCGGGGGCAGCGGCGGCCGTGCGGCGCTGTTCATCCTGCTGTTGCTCGCATCGCCGGCGGGCGCGCAGAACCCGAAGCAAAAGAGCAACTACCTGCGGAACATCGAGCTGTGCAGCGGCCTCGATCACGCGCAGGTCGACGCACGCATTGGTGCCTGTACGGCCTTGATCGATGCGGGTCAGGACATGACGCCGGCCGGCCTTGCGATCGCCTACAACAACCGCGGCAATGCCTACGCCGCCAAGGCAGACTATGACCGCGCCATCCAGGATTTCGATCGATCCATCGAGCTCAATCCGACCTACACCAAGCCGTTCAACAACCGCGGCGTGGCCTATTTCAGGAAGCGCGACTACGATCGCGCGACCGACGCGTTCGATGAGGCCATCAAGCTCAACCCGAATTACGGCGAAGCCTTTGCCAACCGCGCCGGTGCCTACCTGAAGAAGAATGATTATACCCGCGCCGTGAAAGACTACGATCAGGCCATTCGCCTCGAGCCGAACCTGGACGGCGTGTGGAACGGACGCTGCTGGAGCCGCGCCATTCTTGGCGCGTTGCAGGAGGCGCTGCAAGACTGCAACAAGGCGCTGCAATCGGGGTCGGCCAACGCTGCTACCTTTGACTCGCGCGGCCTGATCTATCTGAAGACCGGCGAGCTTGGCGCAGCCATCGACGACTATAGCTCGGCTCTTCGCATCGACCCGAAGCTGGCAAGCGCGCTCTATGGACGCGGGCTGGCGAAGCTGAAGCAGGGCGACAAGGCCGGTGGCAATGTCGATATCGCGGCGGCCAAGGCGATCCAGGGCAGCATCGGCGACGACTTCACCCGCTACGGCGTGCACTAG
- a CDS encoding FecR domain-containing protein, with amino-acid sequence MRIHLLVQLLAGFVLALATLAPGQVQAQTEPAQPAVQNSPLKFIGRVVTATGSVTIEHESAVVVQAGLPDKLPQTQVGDPVYLGDVVQTGVDGRVGINFTDGTSFNLSSNAKMTLTEFVYDPNGKSNSTLFKLANGTFTFVAGNVAKTGDMKIDTPAATMGIRGTTPRIEISDDGTVRFATLVEEGKSKLLRKPATRMAPQPEQNTHHRFNPNVCRGC; translated from the coding sequence GTGCGCATCCATTTGCTTGTTCAATTGCTTGCGGGCTTTGTCCTGGCGCTCGCAACTCTTGCACCCGGCCAGGTGCAGGCGCAAACCGAGCCGGCGCAGCCCGCAGTCCAGAACTCTCCCTTGAAATTCATCGGGAGAGTCGTAACGGCGACCGGTTCGGTCACGATCGAGCATGAGAGTGCAGTCGTCGTTCAAGCAGGGCTGCCCGACAAACTGCCTCAGACGCAGGTTGGCGACCCCGTCTATTTGGGCGATGTTGTGCAGACCGGAGTCGATGGACGCGTCGGGATCAACTTCACCGATGGTACCTCGTTCAATCTGTCGAGCAATGCCAAGATGACCCTGACCGAGTTTGTATACGACCCGAACGGCAAGTCGAATTCGACCTTGTTCAAGCTGGCCAATGGCACCTTCACCTTCGTTGCCGGCAACGTCGCGAAGACCGGTGACATGAAGATCGACACGCCCGCCGCGACGATGGGAATTCGAGGCACCACGCCGCGCATCGAAATCTCCGACGATGGAACGGTCAGGTTCGCGACGCTTGTGGAAGAGGGCAAGAGCAAGCTGCTCAGGAAGCCCGCGACACGCATGGCGCCGCAGCCCGAGCAAAACACCCACCACAGGTTCAATCCGAATGTTTGTCGAGGGTGCTAG
- a CDS encoding DUF5801 repeats-in-toxin domain-containing protein, with amino-acid sequence MLVASGVEFGGVCVAALGQPPRLIGNIQTAIGCGTIRRASGIAVRGAIGDPVRDGDVIEVAAGGRIEIRLIDGRVLDVPGGTCLELNGCAQDPGDIAQPGLLAKTRGIFRSIGSWLARSGTPTTAPSVGNIRAGGFGTLSLTALTFSLLEDARAAEPNVTFLDDDSISYKDLHHGVFELVTKEAIPRHIIVEDPGETIVLSKRGSSVGVSHVTNSPAHMEELREAQQEALANFEKGAGSKGSGMPALEGSPLLQPINFQPGAPPLTQDPLAPVPEVIFATIQTFKPPPVPPSLNLGAGIAEIDTAKFDNFSAASGTFSASSKNGAVTFGIGGGIAGNVVLGQLTYDVSSTGQFGTLYLNSATGNYTFVPNNAAINALKVNSSQSFVITVSDGTLATSESFNITIVGVDDASIISGAKAGAVVGAVGVSGASPGLLIATGTLTDTDVDDPANTFTAVNVPTASTGGHGTFTLTTAGVWTYTLNNADGSVQALHVGDTLTDSFTVTTIGGTPQVVTITIHGPLIEARTAPSLTLSETHLTATALDDHIAGSAPDAALTTTSGEFSAAFVTEAGLAVSYALTITGGNGAASGLIDSHTGLSDVLVLNGNTIEGHVGTASGTLAFTITVDPATGRVTFVDQRAVEQSSDTSPDSGEAIALGTGIVNLIATVTNSDGQYQDISIDLGKQLTITDDGPSIKANATTPSLTLSETHLTATALDDHIAGSAPCAALTTISADFSTAFTSVQGADGATTHYALMINGGNSTPSGLTDSHTGLADVLVLHGNTIEGHVGTASGELAFTIAVDPATGSVTFTEYRAVTHPSCTSADEAVSLTSGIVDLVATITDKDGDFQSASIDLGKQLTITDDSPTICNFSKICVADQDNQFATGTYDVNFGADGDAAMLVAIHNGAVGNTGFDLAASHLADGNTAVHVTGNGDNFTFYYSTHEVGGGVELDAYRADCGGTLTDPYFKLLIDPHGTFCFNLENVDLLKDVTATGSDFGAPGDAKPSLTAADGQLVITGSDSCGHPLDVKSSSSGIAVGDCGLQMDPDEQLNLAFSEKQSQVGFTLAHWQGCGAANVTFKVLDGCADVHDFNICVPKPPDGCTGIVVKETSNASLINTYTFDNTTLTYTLYVGKEFNQVEVDYDHAAGGNATFTVNNIAYTEKTTIPGTDLLFDVSAIDKDGDAATAILPVDIQDLKTWTSAPTFAPSPASVAMAGSILSDPVTHVQHDLIM; translated from the coding sequence ATGTTAGTTGCGTCCGGCGTCGAGTTCGGGGGCGTGTGCGTGGCCGCTTTGGGCCAGCCGCCACGATTGATCGGCAACATTCAGACGGCGATTGGCTGCGGCACTATCAGGCGTGCAAGCGGCATCGCGGTTCGAGGCGCGATTGGCGATCCCGTTCGCGACGGCGACGTCATCGAGGTCGCAGCTGGCGGGCGGATCGAGATACGCTTGATCGATGGCAGGGTGCTCGACGTGCCAGGCGGCACCTGCCTTGAGCTAAATGGGTGCGCGCAGGACCCCGGCGACATCGCGCAACCGGGCCTGCTCGCGAAGACCAGGGGCATCTTCCGTTCCATTGGCAGTTGGCTGGCGAGGTCGGGCACTCCGACAACGGCCCCGTCGGTGGGCAACATTCGAGCGGGCGGCTTCGGCACGCTGTCGCTCACCGCGCTGACCTTCTCGCTCCTGGAGGACGCCCGGGCTGCGGAGCCGAACGTCACGTTCCTGGACGACGACAGCATCAGCTACAAGGACCTCCACCACGGCGTGTTTGAGCTCGTGACCAAGGAGGCAATCCCTCGGCACATCATTGTCGAGGATCCCGGCGAGACGATCGTCCTGAGCAAAAGAGGGTCCTCTGTCGGCGTAAGCCATGTCACGAATTCTCCTGCGCACATGGAGGAGTTGCGGGAGGCCCAACAGGAGGCGCTTGCCAATTTCGAGAAGGGAGCAGGATCAAAAGGGTCCGGCATGCCCGCCCTCGAAGGGTCGCCGTTGCTGCAACCGATCAATTTTCAGCCTGGCGCGCCGCCACTGACGCAAGATCCGCTCGCGCCCGTGCCGGAGGTTATCTTCGCCACCATTCAGACCTTCAAGCCACCGCCGGTGCCACCGAGCCTGAACCTCGGAGCAGGGATCGCAGAAATCGACACGGCGAAATTTGACAACTTCAGTGCAGCGAGCGGGACTTTTTCTGCGAGCAGCAAGAACGGTGCAGTGACATTCGGCATCGGCGGAGGAATTGCAGGCAACGTGGTGCTGGGCCAGTTGACCTACGACGTGTCGAGCACTGGACAGTTTGGCACGCTCTACCTCAACAGCGCGACGGGAAACTACACATTCGTTCCGAACAATGCCGCGATCAACGCGCTGAAGGTCAACTCGAGCCAAAGCTTCGTTATCACCGTATCGGATGGCACGCTCGCGACGAGTGAGAGCTTCAACATCACCATCGTCGGGGTCGATGATGCCTCCATCATCTCCGGAGCCAAGGCTGGCGCGGTGGTGGGGGCAGTCGGTGTCAGCGGAGCCTCGCCCGGTCTGCTCATCGCGACCGGCACGCTCACCGATACCGATGTCGACGACCCCGCCAACACCTTCACCGCGGTGAACGTGCCGACGGCAAGCACGGGCGGGCATGGCACATTCACACTAACGACGGCCGGCGTGTGGACCTATACGCTCAACAACGCCGACGGCTCCGTGCAAGCCCTCCATGTCGGCGACACGCTGACCGACAGCTTCACGGTGACCACGATCGGTGGAACGCCGCAGGTGGTGACAATCACCATCCACGGCCCGCTGATCGAGGCCAGAACGGCGCCGTCCCTGACGCTGAGCGAGACGCATCTGACAGCGACGGCGCTGGACGACCACATCGCCGGCTCGGCACCGGACGCCGCGTTGACGACGACCTCTGGCGAGTTCTCGGCGGCATTCGTTACCGAAGCGGGTCTGGCAGTCAGCTACGCGCTGACGATCACCGGCGGCAACGGTGCAGCGTCCGGGCTGATCGACTCGCACACCGGCCTCTCCGACGTGCTGGTTCTGAACGGTAACACCATCGAAGGCCATGTCGGCACAGCAAGCGGCACGCTCGCATTCACCATCACGGTCGATCCGGCCACGGGCCGCGTGACCTTCGTCGACCAGCGCGCGGTGGAACAATCGTCCGACACCAGCCCGGACAGCGGCGAAGCGATCGCGCTGGGGACGGGCATTGTAAACCTGATAGCGACGGTGACGAACAGCGACGGCCAGTACCAGGATATAAGCATCGATCTCGGCAAGCAGCTGACGATCACCGACGATGGCCCGAGCATCAAGGCGAACGCAACGACCCCGTCGCTGACGCTGAGCGAGACGCATCTGACGGCAACTGCGCTGGACGACCACATCGCGGGCTCGGCACCGTGCGCGGCGCTGACGACGATTTCGGCTGATTTCTCGACGGCATTCACTTCGGTACAAGGCGCCGATGGCGCGACGACCCACTATGCCCTGATGATCAACGGAGGTAACAGCACTCCGTCCGGTCTGACCGACTCACATACCGGCCTCGCCGACGTGCTGGTTCTGCACGGCAACACCATTGAAGGCCATGTTGGCACGGCAAGCGGGGAGCTGGCATTCACCATCGCGGTTGATCCGGCCACGGGAAGCGTCACCTTCACCGAGTATCGCGCGGTGACGCATCCGTCCTGCACCAGCGCCGACGAAGCCGTGTCGCTCACCTCCGGCATCGTAGACCTCGTTGCCACCATCACCGACAAGGACGGCGACTTCCAGAGCGCGTCGATCGATCTCGGCAAGCAACTGACGATCACGGACGACAGTCCGACGATTTGCAACTTTTCAAAGATTTGCGTCGCCGACCAGGACAATCAGTTCGCGACCGGTACTTACGATGTCAATTTCGGCGCTGACGGTGACGCCGCGATGCTCGTTGCCATCCATAATGGTGCAGTTGGCAACACAGGATTCGATCTGGCGGCGTCGCACCTGGCCGACGGCAATACCGCGGTGCACGTCACTGGAAATGGCGACAACTTCACCTTCTACTATTCAACCCACGAGGTGGGCGGCGGCGTCGAACTGGACGCCTATCGTGCGGATTGCGGCGGCACCCTCACCGATCCGTATTTCAAGCTGCTGATCGATCCGCACGGAACCTTTTGCTTCAATCTCGAGAACGTCGATCTGCTCAAGGACGTCACCGCGACCGGCTCCGATTTCGGCGCCCCGGGCGACGCGAAGCCGTCACTGACCGCTGCGGACGGACAACTCGTTATCACCGGTTCTGATAGCTGCGGCCATCCCCTCGACGTAAAGTCGTCGAGCAGCGGGATTGCGGTCGGCGATTGCGGGCTGCAGATGGACCCCGACGAGCAGTTGAACCTCGCGTTCTCCGAGAAGCAGTCGCAAGTCGGTTTCACCCTCGCTCACTGGCAGGGTTGCGGCGCAGCGAACGTGACCTTCAAGGTCCTTGATGGCTGCGCCGATGTCCACGATTTCAACATCTGCGTTCCGAAGCCACCCGATGGCTGCACCGGAATAGTGGTGAAGGAAACCTCGAATGCTTCGCTGATCAATACCTACACATTTGACAATACGACGTTGACCTACACGCTCTACGTCGGAAAGGAGTTCAATCAGGTCGAGGTTGACTACGATCATGCGGCAGGCGGCAACGCCACCTTCACGGTCAACAACATCGCCTATACCGAGAAGACGACCATCCCGGGCACCGATCTGCTGTTCGATGTGTCCGCCATCGACAAGGACGGCGATGCGGCCACGGCCATCCTTCCGGTCGATATTCAGGACCTCAAGACCTGGACGTCTGCCCCGACATTCGCACCCAGCCCGGCAAGCGTTGCGATGGCCGGCAGCATTCTGTCAGACCCGGTTACACACGTGCAGCACGATCTGATCATGTAA
- a CDS encoding alkaline phosphatase family protein: MRLWGAIPALAVVAGAVAISPVANAENLVEKIVDEFKHEVRDELRDLRDRGHEGVHQYKHVVVIYQENHSFDNLYGHWGDVGRDRINGTSDADQAHTLQVRQDNQTAYACLLQNDVNLTSPSPQPTTCTDNTGSVAILSAFKNKPFEINDFIPTSATTCPKPLGAFAAHGFLNGTGAPGGCTADIVHRFYSEQYQLNGGRQNRYMTGSDAAGLVMGYYDTKKLPIYTYLHGHGAPNYVIADSFFQGAFGGSFLNHQFLVAAAAPQFVGALNDGSANDFHAIVDANGMPTSTPLYTPLSTVKDAQLTAKCNQPGLPAGLACGDYAVNTTQPTYQPYSPGTSDIKRLPPLHTPNIGDRLSAKHIDWAWYSGGWSNANGDVGASGWTNGNGTTCTDPNHVSTAVFPNCPDVDFQYHHQALNYFASYAPGTQARRDHLKDEAEFIQAAKNGRLKQVSFVKPIGEENEHPGYTSESEGSQHLVDLVKAIVEGPDGKDTLIIITYDEFGGQWDHVPPPPHNRRGAEARAADQWGPGTRIPALLIAKRFNKSGVAHEDFDTTSILRLLEKRFDLDPLVTRPVRSLSAALKAGEGWH, encoded by the coding sequence ATGCGGCTTTGGGGAGCCATTCCGGCGCTCGCAGTTGTTGCTGGCGCCGTTGCCATCTCGCCGGTGGCAAACGCCGAGAATTTGGTCGAAAAGATCGTTGATGAGTTCAAGCACGAGGTCAGGGACGAGCTGCGTGACCTGCGCGATCGCGGTCATGAAGGCGTGCACCAGTACAAGCACGTCGTCGTCATCTACCAGGAGAACCACAGCTTCGATAACCTCTACGGACACTGGGGCGATGTCGGCCGTGACCGGATCAACGGCACCTCCGACGCCGATCAGGCGCATACGCTGCAGGTCCGGCAGGACAACCAGACCGCCTACGCCTGCCTGTTGCAGAATGACGTCAACCTGACCTCGCCGTCGCCGCAGCCCACCACCTGCACCGACAATACGGGCTCGGTCGCGATCCTCAGCGCCTTCAAGAACAAGCCGTTCGAGATCAACGACTTCATCCCGACCTCGGCGACCACCTGTCCGAAGCCGCTCGGCGCTTTCGCGGCGCACGGCTTCCTCAACGGCACCGGCGCGCCCGGCGGCTGCACCGCGGACATCGTGCACCGCTTCTACAGCGAGCAGTACCAGCTCAATGGCGGCCGGCAGAACCGCTACATGACCGGCAGCGACGCTGCGGGTCTTGTCATGGGCTACTACGATACCAAGAAGCTGCCCATCTACACCTACCTGCACGGCCACGGCGCGCCGAACTATGTGATCGCCGACAGCTTTTTCCAAGGCGCCTTCGGCGGTTCGTTCCTCAACCACCAGTTCCTGGTCGCGGCCGCGGCGCCGCAGTTCGTCGGTGCCTTGAACGACGGCAGCGCCAATGACTTCCACGCGATCGTTGATGCGAACGGCATGCCGACCAGCACGCCGCTCTATACGCCGCTCTCGACCGTGAAGGACGCGCAGCTGACGGCGAAATGCAACCAGCCCGGTCTGCCGGCCGGCCTCGCCTGCGGCGACTATGCGGTCAACACCACGCAGCCGACCTATCAGCCCTACTCACCGGGCACTTCGGACATCAAGCGCCTGCCGCCGCTGCACACGCCGAACATCGGCGATCGGCTGTCGGCCAAGCATATCGACTGGGCCTGGTATTCGGGCGGCTGGTCGAACGCCAATGGCGATGTCGGCGCGTCCGGCTGGACCAACGGCAACGGCACGACCTGCACCGATCCGAACCACGTCTCGACGGCGGTGTTCCCGAACTGCCCCGACGTGGACTTCCAGTACCACCATCAGGCGCTCAACTACTTCGCCAGCTACGCGCCGGGAACGCAGGCCCGCAGGGATCACCTGAAGGACGAGGCGGAATTCATCCAGGCGGCCAAGAACGGCCGGCTGAAGCAGGTCAGCTTCGTCAAGCCGATCGGCGAGGAGAACGAGCATCCGGGCTACACCAGCGAATCCGAAGGCAGCCAGCATCTCGTCGATCTCGTCAAGGCGATCGTCGAAGGGCCGGATGGCAAGGACACCCTGATCATCATCACCTATGACGAGTTCGGTGGGCAGTGGGACCACGTTCCGCCCCCGCCGCACAACCGTCGTGGTGCCGAAGCCCGTGCTGCGGACCAGTGGGGGCCGGGCACCCGCATTCCGGCGCTGCTGATTGCCAAGCGCTTCAACAAGTCGGGCGTCGCGCACGAGGACTTCGACACCACGTCGATCCTCCGGCTGCTCGAAAAGCGCTTCGATCTCGATCCGCTGGTGACGCGCCCGGTGCGCAGCCTCTCGGCGGCGCTGAAGGCTGGCGAAGGCTGGCACTGA
- a CDS encoding cytochrome c peroxidase, translating to MAWDILASGSGKCRTASADRGARPARVALLALVVAFLPSRAMAFPLGGDQTVLPAGTEFSEEALARPRELFHSEAIGGHKSYLVNLGDLAFNSPSVFGGKARQAEMSCGTCHVNGASNPKLFVPGVSSRPGTFDTTSLVFNAKTFNSILDPVRIPSLRGARFLAPYGHDGRMTSLRDFVYNVIVNEFSGPRPSDAVLDGLVAYINDIDFLPNPKIAPGGRLAAQASVEERRGEALFFKPFPKQAELSCAGCHIPAGTFNDQLRHDVGSGGLVKTPTLLNANFNAPYFHDGRYDSYEQVVDHFDRLFDLELSTQDTQDLVAYLKAVGDGERPFDKDGVVLRMKEVLELSSVLEVAIPAADTAVVSLAVTGVGAELRELTEHIPDIRNTSIGGKDERLAARAILKDLVLTLRRIDLEVGAGRIDEAMAEYRKFAQLVNFDVPVALKKAEPWSLFNSNVHQSHYTALGRMLPVTSRQSQ from the coding sequence ATGGCTTGGGATATTCTGGCGTCCGGCTCCGGAAAATGTCGTACGGCATCTGCCGATCGTGGCGCGCGACCGGCGCGGGTCGCGTTGCTGGCGCTCGTCGTTGCCTTCCTCCCGTCGCGCGCGATGGCATTCCCGCTCGGCGGCGACCAGACCGTGCTGCCGGCCGGCACCGAATTTTCCGAGGAGGCGCTGGCGCGGCCGCGCGAGCTCTTTCACTCCGAGGCGATCGGTGGTCACAAATCCTATTTGGTCAATCTCGGCGATCTCGCGTTCAATTCGCCCTCCGTCTTCGGCGGCAAGGCCCGTCAGGCCGAGATGAGCTGCGGCACCTGTCACGTCAACGGCGCATCAAACCCGAAATTGTTCGTTCCGGGCGTATCCTCCCGCCCTGGCACCTTCGACACGACCAGCCTTGTCTTCAATGCGAAGACGTTCAACAGCATCCTCGATCCGGTCCGGATTCCGAGCCTGCGGGGTGCCCGCTTCCTCGCGCCTTACGGACATGACGGGCGCATGACCTCGCTGCGCGACTTCGTATATAATGTCATCGTCAACGAGTTTTCCGGGCCGCGGCCGAGCGATGCGGTTCTCGATGGCCTCGTCGCCTATATCAACGACATCGATTTCCTCCCCAATCCGAAGATTGCGCCGGGCGGCCGGCTTGCCGCGCAGGCCAGTGTTGAGGAACGGCGCGGCGAGGCGCTGTTCTTCAAGCCATTCCCGAAGCAGGCCGAGCTGAGCTGTGCCGGCTGTCATATTCCGGCCGGGACCTTCAACGACCAGCTGCGTCACGACGTCGGATCCGGCGGACTGGTCAAGACCCCCACTCTGCTCAACGCCAACTTCAATGCACCCTACTTCCACGATGGCCGCTACGACAGCTATGAACAGGTCGTCGATCATTTCGATCGCCTGTTCGACCTCGAACTGTCGACCCAGGACACGCAGGATCTCGTGGCCTATCTGAAAGCGGTCGGCGACGGCGAACGCCCCTTCGACAAGGACGGCGTCGTGCTCCGGATGAAGGAAGTGCTTGAACTCTCGAGCGTCCTCGAGGTCGCGATCCCGGCCGCCGATACCGCGGTGGTGTCGCTGGCCGTCACCGGAGTGGGCGCCGAACTGCGTGAGTTGACCGAGCACATCCCCGACATCAGAAACACCTCGATCGGCGGCAAGGACGAGCGGCTCGCCGCCCGCGCGATCCTGAAGGATCTGGTTCTGACCTTGCGTCGCATCGACCTCGAGGTCGGAGCCGGTCGGATCGACGAAGCGATGGCGGAGTACCGCAAGTTTGCCCAGCTGGTGAACTTCGACGTTCCGGTCGCCCTGAAAAAGGCCGAGCCCTGGTCGCTGTTCAACAGCAACGTGCATCAGTCGCACTACACCGCGCTTGGCCGGATGCTGCCAGTGACGAGCCGGCAATCGCAGTAA